The Mesorhizobium sp. B2-8-5 genome segment TATGCCGGATCGACCACCGGAACGGTCAGATCCCTAAGCAGCGTCGAAAGCTCCGGTTCGTCGATGAGCAGGGCGGCGTCGGCTGCTGGAAGCCATGCACGCTGCCGGTTCGCGGCTTCCTGCCAGTCGGCAAGCTCCTCGGCGACCTCGAGCAAATAGACCGCAACGTCCACGCGAATGAAGCCATTGGTCATGCGTTTCCAATAGGAATAGGTGCCGGCAGGCTGCTTCAGCGTCCTGCCGAGAACGCCTGCTTCTTCCTGGGCTTCGATCGTTGCCGCCTTGCGCCCGCTCTTGCCCTTCATCGGCCAACCCTTTGGCACAATGAAGCGCCGTGTGGTGCGTGAGGTGACCAGCAACACTTCCAGGTTGCCGTCTTCCCGCAAGCGATACGGAATGGCCGCCACCTGGCGGATCCGTTGGCCTTTCTTGGCTCTGCGAACTGCTTTCTTCTTGGTTGTTGCCATCCCAAATTCCGGTGAGAGCAGCATCCCTGCCATACGCTCTCGCGCGGCAAAAACCTGTCCTCCTGCAAACCCTAGAGCGTTTCACCGTTTCACGGAAACGGCGAACCGCTCTATCTCTTTAGTTTTGACGCAATTCCCGACGGAAAACCGTGTCACACTTTTCCTGGAATTGCTCTAGAACCACCGCCCTTGCAATCCGGCAATTTGCCAGCAAGTAAGTCGGCTAATAAACTGAAAAAAACAAAATGTCAGCGGCAAACCCGTGAAATCGTGTTGCCGACCGCTTCCATCCGACAGGTCTTGTCATATACCGGCACATCGGGCTTGGGCTTGGGCGCGCTCTGCCGGTCAAGCTCGCGATACAATTGCTGTTGCTGCTGGTATTGCTGCCGCTGCAAGCGGTTCTGCAACTGCTGCAGCTGGTTCTGCTGCACCAATGCGTCGCGATTCGTCGGGATGACAATCTGCGCATGAGACGCCGCAACCTGAGAAATCGCGGCCGCCAGCACGGCGCCTGCCAGAACAGCCTGAATGTGACGAAGCATCCGCACGGCTCCCATAGGAAAAACCATGCACTTCATATAGTGCGGGCGGCCAATAACGCCATGGGCACTGCGAAACGTGATGCGGCCCACGGAAGCCGGGCGATTGGCTATGCCGTTGCGCCGGCACTGGAGGTCGGGGCCGACATCCCGGTCAGCGACATCGCCAGCTTCCGCATCTACGGAAAGGCCGGCGTCGAATTCTCCACCAAGCAGAGGGAGATCGAGGGGCGTTTCGCCGCCGCCGAGAATCTGCCCGGCAACCCGGCATTGCACTTGACGGAAGCCATCGATTCGCCGCTCTATCGGGTCGGCGCCGGGCTGGAGCTCAATGGGCGTCAACGGAGTCGGGCTGGCGCTCAGGTACAACGGCGCCTTCGGGGAAACGGTCAAGCAGAACGCGGTCAGCGCGTCTCTCAAGGTCAGCTTCTAGCTGACGCGGGGCGGCGGCCAAGAAGGGAAGTCATGAGGACGAAGTACGCGTATCTCGCGGCGATGCTGGTAGCCGCCTGCATTACCGGTATGCCGGCAGCGGGATTTGCCGCGCAAAACAAGGGCGACAAGGTGGCGCCAGCGGCCCAGCCCGCCGACGCAGCGGCCAAGCCGCAACTGCCGGGCGGCGCCTCGGCGCTGTCGGAAACGCATGGCGACTGGACGGTCAACTGCCAAGTCACCGGCACGAACAAGGTCTGCAGCCTGTCACATCAGCAGTTCAACAAGCAGAGCGGCCAGCGGCTGCTGGCGATCGAATTGACGACCAAGACGGGCCAGGACGCCGCCGGCACGCTGGCGCTGCCCTTCGGGCTTGCCCTGGCCAACGGCATTTCGCTTGAGATCGACGACAAGAAGCTGGACGGGACGCTGCAGTTCAACACCTGCCAGGCGGTCGGCTGCCTGGTGCCGGTGACGTTCGATGCCGATACCACGCCGCTCTTGCAGAACGGCACCACGCTGAAAATCAACGCCACGGCGGCCGACACGACGCAGCCGATCTCCTTCACCATCTCGCTCAACGGCTTCGGCAGCGCGCTGGCGCGGACGGCGGACCTGTCGGCGGACTAGTTTGTCGGAGACCGGCCGGCTGAACGCTTCGTCATCCACGGGCGAAGCAAGGAGCGAAGCGACGCGGCGCAGACCCGAGGATCCATTCCGTGACATAGGAGCGCCGCGCCGCTTCGCGGCTGCTCCGCCCAGGGATGACGAGGTTGGAAGGCTTCGGCCAACCACCACGGTTTGCCTCGCTACTCAACCTCGCGCAGACGGTAGCCGACGCCGGTCTCGGTGATGATGTAGCGCGGCTGGTCCGGCGTCTTCTCGATCTTCTGCCGCAGCTGGCGCACATAGACTCTCAGATACTGGACGTCGGTGGAGTCGTTCCAGATCTGCTTCATCAGGAACTGGTGCGTCAGCACCTTGCCGGCATATTGCACGAGCATGCGCAGGATGTCGTATTCCTTGGGCGACAGTTTCACTTCCTTGTCCTCGACCTTGACGATGCGCTTCACCAGGTCGACGGAAAGGTCGCCGGTGTGGAACACCGGCTTCTCGCCCTGCTGCTGGAATTTGTGGCGCAGCGCCACGCGAATGCGCGCGACCAGCTCGTTCATGCCGAAAGGCTTGGTCACATAGTCATCGGCGCCGAGCTCGAGCGCGGCGACGATACCGGCCTCGTCGGTGCGGCTGGACAGGATGACGACCGGAACGTCGAGGCCGTCGCCGCGCCATTTGCCGAGCAGCTCGAGGCCGGTCATGCCGGGCAGGCCGAGATCGAGCAGGATAAGGTCGGGCCGTTCGGCCTGCATGAGTTCGATCGCCGCCTTGGCGTTAGGCGCCTCGGAGACCGCGTAGCCCTGGCTGCCGAGGCCGACGCGCAGCAATTTGCGGATCGGCGGTTCGTCGTCGACGACCAGGATGGAGACGGTCTGGTTCGTCATGCCGCGTCGTCCGTAAGGGGAGCGCCGAGCGCCGGCAACTCAGCCGGCAGCGGCATGCGGATGGTGAAGATCGCGCCCAGACGGTCGGTGCGGTTGGCCGCCGCGATCGTGCCGCCCATCGCCTCGATGAAGCCGCGGCTGATCGACAGGCCGAGACCCGTGCCGGCGCGCACCTGGTCGCGCTTGCGCACGCGGTAGAAGGTGTCGAATATCCGCTCCAGGTCGTCGGGCGGAATGCCCGGTCCCTCGTCCATCACCTGCAGGATGACGGCGCCGTTGTCGACCCAGGCCTGCAGCCGGATGGCCGAGCCCGGCGAGGCATATTTGGCGCCATTGTCGAGGAGGTTGAACAATGCCTGCTCGAACAGAACGGGATCGAGCCGCAGCATCGGCAGATCGGCAGGAATGTCGGTTTCTATCTTGTGTTCGGCGGTGATCTTCCGCGCCCGGTTCAACGCCGATCCGACGACGTCTCCGACATAGTGGAATGCGTGGTTTGGCTCCATCGCGCCCGACTCTATCCTGGTCATGTCGAGCAGATTGGCGATGAAGCGGTTCAGCCGCTCCGCTTCGCTGACAACCGTCGCCAGAAGTTCGGCGCGATCGTTTTCCGGCAGCGCCGGCGCGAATTCCTTCAGCGTGCCGGCCGCGCCCATGATCGCGGCAAGCGGCGTCTTAAGGTCATGCGAGATGGAGGTAAGCAGCGCCGAGCGCAAGCGGTCCGCTTCGGCGGCCAGCCTGGCGCGGTCGACATCGGCGACGAGCTGAACGCGCTCGATGGCGACCGCTGCCTGGTCGGCCAGGGCGTCGAGCAGCCGCTGCTGCTCGGGCGTCAGCAGGGGCCCTTGCTTGTCGTTGTCGAGACCGACCACGCCGATCGCGGTGCGCCCCGTCCGCAGGGGGAGATAGAGGCGTTTTGCGCCAGGCAAGGTGTCGGCGCCGCGGCCGGCGGCGCGGTTGTGCTCCCAGGCCCAGCGGGCGGCCGCGATATCGGCTTCGGCCAGCGTGTCGTCCGGCGGATAGCCGGCCTTGACGGTGATAGTGCCGTTTTCCGGCAGGAGCAGCACGACGCGGACCTTCAGCATCGAGGCGATCTGGAAGGCGGTGGCCCACAGCACGTCGTCGAGCGTGCCGGCGCCGGCGAGCTTCTTGGAGAAGGAGTAGATGTCCTCGGTGGCGCGCGCCCGCGAGCGGGCGGCGACCGCCTGGCGCTGAACACGCGCGGTCAGGTTGCTGGCGATCACGGCTACGACGAGGAAGACCGTGAAGGCGACGATGCTTTCCGGATCCCTGATCGTCAGCGTGTAGCGCGGCTCGAGGAAGAAGAAATTGAAGGCAAGCGCGCTCAGGAAACAGGCATAGAGGGCTGGCCAGAGCCCGAAGGTCACGGCCGCGGTCAGCACCGCCAGAAGCAGGACGCTGGCAAGATTGCGGACGTCGAGGAACTGGTCGAGGATCGAGCTGACGGCCAGCGCGCCGGCGACATAGGCCGTCGAGAACAGGTAGGGCCAGACCTGGAAAGGCTTCTGCTCGGGCGCGGCCTTGACCCGTGCCGACGGTGTGTCGCCATCGCGCTCGGCGCCTGAAATGACATGGACGCTGATGTCGCCGGCATTGCGGATCAGGTCATAGGTGAGCGAGCCCTCGATCAGCTCGCGCCAGCGCGAGCGGGTCGGCCTGC includes the following:
- a CDS encoding sensor histidine kinase, giving the protein MPDDRTDPKNRPSPDALLEHAEREGRGRLRIFLGAAPGVGKTYEMLMAGRARRADGIDVVIGIVETHGRKETQALVDGYEVIPRRLVEYRDQTLDEMDIDAILKRRPALVLVDELAHTNAPGSRHPKRYLDVQEILAQGIDVYTTLNIQHVESLNDVVAQITRVRVRETVPDSVIDEADDIEIIDLTPDDLIKRLQDGKVYFPNTAQRAIENYFSPGNLTALRELALRRTAQRVDEQLLNHMQSHAIPGPWAAGERVLVCVDSQPGGAARIRYARRLADRLRAPWTALHVDTPRLAGLSEEDKDRLARNLRLAEQLGAEIATIPGQNVAQDIVRHATANNFTHIVIGRPTRSRWRELIEGSLTYDLIRNAGDISVHVISGAERDGDTPSARVKAAPEQKPFQVWPYLFSTAYVAGALAVSSILDQFLDVRNLASVLLLAVLTAAVTFGLWPALYACFLSALAFNFFFLEPRYTLTIRDPESIVAFTVFLVVAVIASNLTARVQRQAVAARSRARATEDIYSFSKKLAGAGTLDDVLWATAFQIASMLKVRVVLLLPENGTITVKAGYPPDDTLAEADIAAARWAWEHNRAAGRGADTLPGAKRLYLPLRTGRTAIGVVGLDNDKQGPLLTPEQQRLLDALADQAAVAIERVQLVADVDRARLAAEADRLRSALLTSISHDLKTPLAAIMGAAGTLKEFAPALPENDRAELLATVVSEAERLNRFIANLLDMTRIESGAMEPNHAFHYVGDVVGSALNRARKITAEHKIETDIPADLPMLRLDPVLFEQALFNLLDNGAKYASPGSAIRLQAWVDNGAVILQVMDEGPGIPPDDLERIFDTFYRVRKRDQVRAGTGLGLSISRGFIEAMGGTIAAANRTDRLGAIFTIRMPLPAELPALGAPLTDDAA
- a CDS encoding response regulator transcription factor — its product is MTNQTVSILVVDDEPPIRKLLRVGLGSQGYAVSEAPNAKAAIELMQAERPDLILLDLGLPGMTGLELLGKWRGDGLDVPVVILSSRTDEAGIVAALELGADDYVTKPFGMNELVARIRVALRHKFQQQGEKPVFHTGDLSVDLVKRIVKVEDKEVKLSPKEYDILRMLVQYAGKVLTHQFLMKQIWNDSTDVQYLRVYVRQLRQKIEKTPDQPRYIITETGVGYRLREVE
- a CDS encoding NUDIX hydrolase, with product MATTKKKAVRRAKKGQRIRQVAAIPYRLREDGNLEVLLVTSRTTRRFIVPKGWPMKGKSGRKAATIEAQEEAGVLGRTLKQPAGTYSYWKRMTNGFIRVDVAVYLLEVAEELADWQEAANRQRAWLPAADAALLIDEPELSTLLRDLTVPVVDPA
- a CDS encoding invasion associated locus B family protein; its protein translation is MRTKYAYLAAMLVAACITGMPAAGFAAQNKGDKVAPAAQPADAAAKPQLPGGASALSETHGDWTVNCQVTGTNKVCSLSHQQFNKQSGQRLLAIELTTKTGQDAAGTLALPFGLALANGISLEIDDKKLDGTLQFNTCQAVGCLVPVTFDADTTPLLQNGTTLKINATAADTTQPISFTISLNGFGSALARTADLSAD